Proteins from a single region of Flavobacterium sp. K5-23:
- a CDS encoding ABC transporter ATP-binding protein, translating to MNIEKIISVKNLSKKFGGFTAVNSISFEVSKGEIFGFLGANGAGKTTAMKMLIGISKPTSGEATVAGFDVKNNSEMVKKSIGYMSQRFSMYDDLTIKENITFFGGIYGLAKAQIKEKTIQLVSDLGLQEVSNKLVGDLPLGWKQKLSFSVALLHNPKIVFLDEPTGGVDPITRRQFWEMIYAEAHKGTTIFVTTHYMDEAEYCDRVSIMVDGRIEALDTPKNLKKQFNVDSMNDVFLKLARS from the coding sequence ATGAATATAGAAAAAATCATATCGGTAAAAAATCTCAGCAAGAAATTTGGTGGTTTTACTGCCGTCAACTCTATTTCGTTTGAAGTGAGTAAGGGAGAGATTTTTGGGTTTCTGGGTGCAAATGGTGCGGGGAAAACCACTGCTATGAAAATGCTTATCGGAATTTCGAAACCCACATCAGGAGAAGCTACTGTTGCCGGCTTTGATGTGAAAAACAATTCTGAAATGGTGAAGAAAAGCATTGGTTATATGAGCCAAAGATTCTCTATGTATGATGATTTAACCATAAAGGAAAACATTACTTTTTTTGGAGGAATCTATGGATTAGCAAAAGCCCAAATAAAAGAAAAAACAATACAATTAGTTTCCGACTTAGGGTTGCAAGAGGTGTCAAACAAACTCGTGGGTGATTTACCGCTGGGCTGGAAACAAAAACTATCCTTTTCAGTGGCTTTATTACACAATCCGAAAATTGTTTTCCTGGACGAACCTACAGGAGGAGTTGACCCCATAACAAGACGTCAGTTTTGGGAAATGATATATGCCGAAGCCCATAAAGGAACCACCATTTTTGTAACCACGCATTATATGGACGAAGCCGAATATTGTGATCGCGTTTCAATTATGGTAGATGGAAGGATAGAAGCATTGGATACACCAAAAAACTTAAAAAAACAGTTTAATGTAGATTCTATGAATGATGTGTTTTTAAAATTGGCAAGAAGCTAA
- a CDS encoding ABC transporter ATP-binding protein, with amino-acid sequence MSISVQNISKSFKKTLAVDDVSFQISEGELFGLIGPDGAGKTTLFRILTTLLLPNEGSATVAGFDVVTAYKSIRNSVGYMPGKFSLYQDLTVEENLSFFATIFGTTIEENYDLIKDIYIQIEPFKNRRAGALSGGMKQKLALCCALIHKPKVLFLDEPTTGVDPVSRKEFWEMLKRLQQKGITILVSTPYMDEAALCDRIALIQKGKILKIDTPEQILANYEKTIYDVQSKDTYQLIQDLKNYPTQYSVFAFGEYIHYIDTKTDFDWTALEKYLTKKGHSEIIIKKSSPTIEDVFMDL; translated from the coding sequence ATGAGTATTTCAGTCCAAAATATTTCCAAGTCCTTCAAAAAAACATTGGCTGTAGACGATGTATCGTTTCAAATAAGTGAAGGCGAATTATTTGGACTTATTGGTCCGGACGGTGCGGGTAAAACTACACTTTTCAGGATATTGACCACGCTTTTATTGCCCAATGAAGGTTCAGCCACCGTTGCTGGTTTTGATGTAGTTACAGCGTATAAATCCATCAGGAATTCAGTAGGTTATATGCCTGGGAAATTTTCGCTGTATCAAGATCTTACCGTTGAGGAAAACTTAAGTTTTTTTGCCACTATTTTCGGAACTACGATTGAAGAAAATTATGATTTAATCAAGGACATTTACATTCAAATAGAACCTTTTAAAAACCGAAGGGCTGGCGCACTTTCGGGTGGGATGAAACAAAAACTGGCCTTGTGTTGTGCATTAATTCACAAACCAAAAGTGCTGTTTCTTGACGAACCCACAACTGGTGTTGATCCCGTTTCTCGAAAAGAATTTTGGGAAATGCTCAAGCGATTGCAACAAAAAGGAATTACAATTTTGGTTTCCACCCCTTATATGGATGAAGCTGCTTTGTGTGATCGAATCGCCTTAATTCAAAAAGGCAAGATTTTAAAAATAGATACACCCGAGCAAATATTAGCCAATTATGAGAAAACGATCTATGATGTTCAATCTAAAGACACCTATCAATTAATACAGGATTTAAAAAATTATCCCACGCAGTACAGTGTGTTTGCCTTTGGGGAGTACATTCACTATATCGACACAAAAACCGATTTTGATTGGACAGCATTAGAAAAATACCTAACCAAAAAAGGACATTCGGAGATTATTATAAAGAAATCCAGTCCAACAATTGAAGACGTTTTTATGGACTTATAA
- a CDS encoding HlyD family secretion protein: protein MKKTILFLIFISLISCSKENDKADGYGNFEATEVTISSEANGKIVFLKLEEGDALEPTNQVGLIDTTQLYFNKQQLIASKNTVFSKSKNVLSQNNVLQEQLKATLIEKRRVQNMFAENAATQRQVDEMDGKVKVLNEQLKSVQTQNAPIANEVKSIDVQIQKIDDQIQKSKIINPIKGLVLAKYAEPNEITAFGKPLYKIADISEMTLRVYISETQLSKIKVSQQVNVKIDTEEEMKNYTGIISWIASSAEFTPKIIQTKEERVNLVYAVKVKVKNDGGLKIGMPAEMWLNK, encoded by the coding sequence ATGAAAAAAACAATCCTATTTTTAATATTCATCAGTCTTATCTCTTGTAGTAAAGAGAATGACAAAGCAGATGGTTACGGTAATTTTGAAGCTACTGAAGTCACCATATCATCTGAAGCTAATGGAAAGATCGTCTTCTTGAAACTCGAAGAAGGAGATGCCTTAGAACCAACTAACCAAGTAGGACTAATAGATACTACCCAATTGTATTTTAATAAACAGCAGTTAATAGCTTCCAAAAACACTGTTTTTTCGAAATCCAAAAACGTTTTGTCACAAAACAATGTTTTGCAAGAACAACTCAAAGCCACTTTGATTGAGAAAAGAAGAGTTCAAAATATGTTTGCTGAAAATGCTGCAACACAGCGTCAAGTGGATGAAATGGACGGAAAGGTAAAAGTGCTTAACGAACAATTGAAAAGCGTTCAAACCCAAAATGCACCCATTGCAAACGAAGTGAAATCAATTGATGTCCAGATCCAAAAAATTGACGACCAAATCCAAAAAAGCAAAATCATCAACCCCATAAAAGGATTAGTTTTAGCCAAATATGCCGAGCCAAACGAGATTACCGCTTTTGGTAAACCGCTTTATAAAATTGCCGATATATCTGAAATGACATTGCGGGTTTACATTAGTGAAACCCAATTGTCTAAAATTAAAGTGAGCCAACAAGTAAACGTGAAAATTGATACAGAAGAAGAGATGAAAAACTATACTGGAATCATCTCCTGGATTGCTTCTTCGGCTGAATTTACCCCGAAAATTATTCAAACCAAAGAGGAAAGAGTAAACCTTGTTTATGCCGTTAAAGTAAAAGTGAAAAATGATGGCGGTTTAAAAATTGGAATGCCTGCCGAAATGTGGCTCAATAAATAA
- a CDS encoding TolC family protein — MKKCIVILTLFLSFASYAQQTLQLEDCYALVDKNYPIAKQSDLLLQKSTLDIETINKGKLPKIDLNAQATYQSDVIQLPINVPNSSPLNKDQYRATLDVNQLLYNGGLIAASVKIKEAQTKTQQQQVTVNLHQLKGRINQLYFSVLLLDERKSILITKLEQLDSKIKEVKSGVKFGAILPASEKVLEAEKLKIKQVLTEIQFDKKRAIENLSTLTFSTINENTILKNPKIEFDWNDENSRPELKLFDLQNEQIEVSKDIISKNKLPKINAFGQAGYGNPGLNMLDNSFQTYYIVGLKANWNVFDWNKSKTETESLSIAEEIISSEKETFKLNTNLQLQEMKNEIKKLNEVISTDIEIIALREYILKSSDAQLRNGVITASDYLVEMTHLYEAKTNQKLHEIQLDLAKANYKITNGSPIN, encoded by the coding sequence ATGAAAAAATGTATTGTTATACTTACTCTATTTCTATCGTTTGCATCATATGCACAACAGACTTTACAACTGGAAGATTGTTACGCATTGGTTGACAAAAACTATCCTATAGCTAAACAAAGTGATTTATTACTTCAAAAATCCACTCTTGATATTGAGACTATTAATAAAGGTAAACTCCCTAAAATAGACCTTAACGCGCAAGCTACTTATCAATCTGACGTGATACAATTACCTATAAACGTACCCAATTCATCTCCTTTAAATAAGGACCAGTATCGAGCCACACTAGATGTCAATCAACTGCTTTATAATGGAGGGTTGATTGCAGCATCTGTAAAAATAAAAGAAGCTCAAACCAAAACGCAACAACAGCAAGTCACCGTTAATTTACATCAGCTCAAAGGAAGAATTAATCAGTTGTATTTTTCGGTTTTGTTATTGGACGAAAGGAAATCGATTTTGATTACGAAACTAGAGCAATTGGATTCCAAAATAAAAGAAGTGAAATCAGGTGTGAAATTTGGAGCCATCCTCCCCGCTTCAGAGAAAGTATTGGAAGCCGAAAAATTAAAAATAAAACAAGTATTGACCGAAATTCAATTTGATAAAAAAAGAGCCATTGAAAATCTTTCAACACTTACCTTTTCTACAATTAACGAAAATACAATATTAAAAAACCCTAAAATTGAATTCGACTGGAATGACGAAAATAGCCGTCCAGAATTGAAATTATTCGATTTACAAAACGAACAAATAGAGGTTTCTAAAGATATTATTTCGAAAAACAAATTGCCTAAAATTAACGCTTTTGGTCAGGCAGGATACGGAAATCCGGGATTGAATATGTTAGACAATTCTTTTCAGACGTATTATATTGTTGGGCTTAAAGCCAATTGGAATGTTTTTGACTGGAATAAATCGAAAACGGAGACAGAATCACTTTCAATTGCTGAGGAAATTATAAGCAGTGAAAAAGAAACGTTTAAACTCAATACCAATTTGCAGTTACAGGAAATGAAAAACGAAATAAAAAAGTTAAACGAAGTCATATCCACTGACATTGAGATAATTGCCTTACGCGAATACATCTTGAAATCATCTGATGCGCAGCTTAGAAACGGGGTGATTACCGCATCCGACTATTTAGTGGAAATGACGCATTTATATGAAGCAAAGACTAATCAGAAACTACATGAAATTCAGTTGGATTTGGCTAAAGCCAATTATAAAATCACAAATGGAAGTCCAATAAATTAA
- a CDS encoding TetR/AcrR family transcriptional regulator, giving the protein MEKKKQENTELEILNAAKDVFQEKGMVGARMQEIADKAGINKALLHYYYRSKQLLFEATFKSVFSLMAPQLNKVLNDDRDLFDKIRNFTKSYITFVMKHPYLPNFIIQEINKNPEFIMKLRMDKNFPSIDKFKIQVNLAIEQGIIKPIETEQLFINIISLNAFPFIGKPLLKGLINADEEMFLKILEARTTEVADFIINAIKK; this is encoded by the coding sequence ATGGAAAAGAAAAAACAAGAAAACACGGAATTAGAGATACTGAATGCTGCCAAAGATGTTTTCCAAGAGAAAGGTATGGTAGGCGCCCGAATGCAGGAAATTGCGGATAAGGCCGGAATAAATAAAGCCTTGTTACATTATTACTACAGAAGCAAACAATTACTCTTTGAGGCAACCTTTAAAAGTGTTTTTTCACTAATGGCTCCCCAACTAAACAAAGTATTAAATGACGACCGTGATTTATTCGATAAGATTAGAAATTTCACCAAAAGCTATATTACTTTTGTGATGAAACATCCCTACTTGCCTAATTTCATCATTCAAGAGATAAATAAAAATCCCGAATTTATTATGAAATTGCGAATGGACAAAAATTTTCCTTCCATCGATAAATTTAAAATCCAAGTAAACCTAGCGATCGAACAAGGCATTATAAAACCAATAGAAACGGAACAACTGTTCATTAACATCATCTCATTAAATGCATTCCCATTTATTGGAAAACCCTTGCTAAAGGGACTCATTAATGCCGATGAGGAAATGTTTCTCAAAATACTGGAAGCCCGAACAACTGAAGTAGCTGATTTTATTATTAATGCTATAAAAAAATGA
- the trxA gene encoding thioredoxin, which translates to MNSSFDNIINSEKPVLVDFYATWCGPCKVLGPVLKEVKDNLGDRVSIIKIDVDKNQPLASQYQVRGVPTMILFQNGKQLWRQSGVLEKNDIIKIILEKSNQ; encoded by the coding sequence ATGAATAGTAGTTTTGACAATATTATAAATTCAGAAAAACCGGTTTTGGTTGATTTTTATGCTACTTGGTGTGGACCGTGTAAAGTATTGGGTCCTGTGTTAAAAGAAGTAAAAGATAATTTAGGCGACAGAGTCTCCATTATAAAAATTGATGTAGACAAAAACCAACCATTAGCTTCTCAATATCAGGTTCGTGGCGTACCTACTATGATTCTTTTTCAAAACGGAAAACAATTATGGAGACAGTCAGGTGTATTAGAGAAAAACGATATCATTAAAATCATATTGGAAAAAAGCAACCAATGA
- a CDS encoding methyltransferase domain-containing protein has product MNNEQCCVVSCDKPLDKEYWDAQYKAAATGWDLGKVSPPIKTYIDTLENKNAAILIPGCGNTYEAEYLLEKGFTNVTVIDIAPTLVENLNQKFASNSNIKIVLGDFFEHQGSYDLIIEQTFFCALPPTMRQKYVWKIHQLLAEEGILTGLLFNRTFEVSPPFGGSLEEYKMLFNSAFDFVKMEVAQNSVEPRANSELFIEFKKNNEFKVDLYAFEGITCSGCMNSVTGKFSSLNGVMNVSMSSNFAEVLIVSEKEIPLEELQNIVSYDEKYKIKKI; this is encoded by the coding sequence ATGAATAACGAGCAATGTTGTGTGGTTTCTTGTGACAAACCACTAGATAAAGAATATTGGGATGCGCAGTACAAAGCTGCAGCTACCGGTTGGGATTTGGGCAAAGTTTCCCCTCCTATTAAAACCTATATTGACACCTTAGAAAATAAAAACGCAGCCATTTTAATTCCTGGTTGTGGGAATACGTATGAAGCGGAATACTTATTAGAAAAAGGATTTACAAATGTTACGGTGATTGATATTGCTCCAACACTTGTAGAGAACCTCAATCAAAAATTTGCTTCTAATTCGAATATAAAAATTGTTCTGGGAGATTTTTTCGAACACCAAGGCAGCTATGATTTGATTATTGAACAAACCTTTTTCTGTGCATTGCCTCCTACAATGCGCCAAAAATATGTTTGGAAAATACATCAGCTTTTAGCCGAAGAAGGGATATTAACCGGATTATTATTCAATCGAACATTTGAAGTGAGTCCACCATTTGGCGGAAGCCTAGAAGAATATAAAATGCTTTTCAATAGCGCTTTTGACTTTGTGAAAATGGAAGTTGCCCAAAATTCGGTGGAACCTAGAGCCAACTCGGAATTATTTATTGAATTCAAAAAAAATAATGAATTCAAAGTTGATCTTTATGCATTTGAAGGTATTACTTGTAGTGGTTGTATGAACAGCGTTACAGGCAAATTTTCTTCTTTAAACGGCGTGATGAATGTAAGTATGAGCAGTAATTTTGCCGAAGTATTGATAGTCAGTGAAAAAGAAATTCCATTAGAAGAACTACAAAACATAGTTTCTTATGATGAGAAATATAAAATAAAAAAAATATAA
- a CDS encoding DUF202 domain-containing protein, with the protein MTNPINKDLILRERLALQRTTLANQTTFLAFLRTAMYFSVAGLSTRNVLKIENGVLLEISFYAISLAILILGIVNFFKHKKMILENEKHIGDYKLDYYE; encoded by the coding sequence ATGACAAATCCCATTAATAAAGACTTAATCCTAAGAGAACGATTAGCATTACAAAGAACCACTTTGGCCAATCAAACAACATTTTTAGCTTTTCTAAGGACGGCTATGTATTTTTCTGTTGCAGGTTTAAGTACTCGAAATGTATTGAAAATTGAAAATGGTGTACTCCTTGAAATTTCATTTTATGCTATTTCATTAGCCATTTTGATACTAGGAATCGTGAATTTTTTCAAACACAAAAAAATGATCCTTGAAAATGAAAAACATATCGGGGATTATAAATTAGATTATTATGAATAA
- a CDS encoding DUF2892 domain-containing protein, which translates to MKKNMGLTDKIIRITIAAIIALMYFSNIISGTLALVLGAFAAIFLITSFVGVCPMYTLFGSNTCEKK; encoded by the coding sequence ATGAAAAAAAACATGGGATTAACCGACAAAATTATCAGGATAACAATAGCAGCTATTATAGCTCTAATGTATTTTTCTAATATTATCAGCGGTACGCTTGCTTTAGTTTTAGGAGCTTTTGCCGCTATATTTTTAATAACCAGCTTTGTGGGCGTTTGCCCTATGTATACACTTTTTGGATCTAATACTTGTGAAAAAAAATAA
- a CDS encoding rhodanese-like domain-containing protein — MQIEQIYTGCLAQGAYYITSNGEAAIIDPLREVQPYLDRLERDNVKLKYIFETHFHADFVSGHLDLSKKTGSPIVYGPNANPEFESITATDGQLFAIGNIQIKVLHTPGHTMESTTYLLIDENGKDHAIFSGDTLFIGDVGRPDLAQKSASMTQEQLAATLFHSLRTKIMTLADDVIVYPAHGAGSACGKNMSKETVGTIGNQKETNYALRANMTEAEFVKEVTDGLLPPPAYFGMNVAMNKKGYASFDTVLNNGMRAIAVNDFEALVEDTGALILDTRKNGIFTVGFIPQSINIGIDGDFAPWVGALVADVNQPIILITELGKEEESVTRLSRVGFDNLIGHLDGGFEAWKKAGKEIDTVNRITADEFAAQVKIGESKVVDIRKETEYSAEHVDEAYSRPLANINQWIKDIDPKEPFFLHCAGGYRSMIAASILQARGFRNFSEVEGGFNAIAKTNIPKTDFVCQSKVL, encoded by the coding sequence ATGCAAATAGAACAAATATATACAGGATGTTTAGCACAAGGTGCCTACTATATTACTTCAAACGGAGAAGCAGCGATTATAGATCCACTTCGCGAGGTGCAACCTTATCTAGATAGATTAGAACGTGATAATGTAAAACTTAAATATATTTTTGAAACTCATTTCCATGCTGATTTTGTATCAGGACATCTTGATCTAAGCAAAAAAACGGGTTCGCCTATTGTTTATGGTCCCAATGCAAATCCGGAATTTGAATCCATTACTGCAACTGATGGACAGTTATTCGCTATTGGAAACATCCAAATAAAAGTATTGCATACTCCTGGACATACTATGGAGAGTACTACTTATTTATTGATTGATGAAAATGGAAAAGACCACGCTATATTCTCTGGTGATACTTTATTCATAGGTGATGTAGGAAGACCAGATTTAGCTCAAAAATCGGCTTCAATGACCCAAGAACAATTAGCGGCTACATTATTCCATTCGTTAAGAACTAAAATAATGACTCTTGCTGATGATGTGATTGTTTATCCTGCTCACGGTGCTGGTAGCGCTTGCGGAAAAAATATGAGCAAAGAAACGGTAGGTACAATTGGGAACCAAAAAGAAACCAATTATGCTTTGAGAGCCAATATGACTGAAGCCGAATTTGTAAAAGAAGTTACGGATGGTTTATTGCCTCCTCCTGCTTATTTTGGGATGAATGTAGCTATGAATAAAAAAGGATACGCAAGCTTTGATACTGTTTTAAACAACGGAATGAGAGCAATTGCAGTAAACGATTTTGAAGCGCTTGTAGAAGATACTGGTGCTTTAATTCTGGATACTAGAAAAAATGGAATTTTCACAGTTGGATTTATTCCACAATCAATAAATATAGGAATAGATGGAGATTTTGCTCCATGGGTAGGTGCTTTAGTTGCCGATGTGAATCAACCAATCATTTTGATTACCGAATTAGGAAAAGAAGAAGAATCAGTTACTCGTTTAAGCCGTGTAGGTTTTGACAATTTGATAGGTCATCTTGATGGCGGATTTGAAGCTTGGAAAAAAGCGGGTAAAGAAATCGATACCGTAAATAGAATTACTGCTGATGAATTTGCAGCACAGGTTAAAATTGGGGAAAGTAAAGTTGTAGATATCCGTAAAGAGACTGAATATAGCGCAGAACACGTTGATGAAGCCTACAGTCGTCCATTAGCAAATATCAATCAATGGATTAAAGATATTGACCCAAAAGAGCCTTTCTTCCTTCATTGTGCAGGTGGCTATAGAAGTATGATTGCAGCTTCCATTTTACAAGCAAGAGGTTTTAGAAATTTCTCTGAAGTTGAAGGTGGTTTTAATGCTATCGCTAAAACGAATATCCCTAAAACTGATTTTGTTTGCCAAAGTAAAGTATTGTAA
- a CDS encoding sulfite exporter TauE/SafE family protein gives MEYFGYLFSILIGLSLGLIGGGGSILAVPILVYLFKVNPEQATSYSLFIVGMTSMIGSFNHYKLGNLKIKSALVFAIPSILSLLFIRKIILPIIPDSLFNVGDFEITKNLLIMVVFAFLMIATSVSMIKKTKRSTEAKELNFVKLAVIGFFVGLIIGFLGAGGGFLIIPALLFFANLPMKKAVGTSLFIIFINSLIGFTGDIIGGSTLDYKLLFSISGIAILGLFIGTQLSKKIDGAKLKPAFGWFVLVMGIYIITIEIFFK, from the coding sequence ATGGAATATTTTGGTTACTTATTTTCAATATTAATTGGACTTTCATTAGGTTTGATAGGCGGCGGCGGTTCCATACTTGCGGTACCTATATTAGTGTATCTTTTTAAAGTAAACCCGGAACAGGCTACCAGTTATTCCTTATTTATTGTGGGAATGACATCCATGATAGGTTCTTTTAATCACTATAAACTTGGAAACCTAAAGATTAAATCAGCTTTAGTTTTTGCCATACCTTCTATTCTTTCTTTGCTTTTTATTAGAAAAATTATCCTTCCCATTATTCCTGACAGCCTATTTAATGTTGGCGATTTTGAAATCACAAAGAATCTATTGATTATGGTTGTATTTGCATTTCTTATGATTGCAACTTCAGTATCTATGATTAAGAAAACAAAAAGAAGCACCGAAGCAAAGGAACTTAATTTTGTAAAACTTGCTGTAATTGGGTTCTTTGTTGGTTTAATAATAGGTTTTTTAGGAGCTGGAGGCGGCTTTTTGATTATTCCGGCATTATTATTTTTTGCTAATTTACCAATGAAAAAAGCAGTAGGAACTTCCCTATTTATAATTTTTATCAATTCATTAATAGGATTTACGGGAGATATTATTGGCGGAAGTACACTCGATTATAAATTACTTTTCAGCATTTCAGGAATTGCTATTTTAGGTTTGTTTATAGGAACCCAATTGTCCAAAAAAATTGACGGAGCCAAATTAAAACCTGCTTTTGGCTGGTTTGTGTTGGTTATGGGAATTTACATCATTACTATAGAAATCTTCTTTAAATAA
- a CDS encoding Crp/Fnr family transcriptional regulator, with the protein MHDSLKEIFPSFSNELIKEIEENAVFQSYKAGDVLMRTGQYINFTMMLTKGQIKIYREGENGGEFFMYYIQPGQACAISMICASKTQTSQIMAKAIEDIDLIMIPLPLMEKWMMEHRSWSDFVIFTYRTRFEEVLEVVDSIAFRAMDERLEFYLKRNSESCGCKDLKLSHQEIGTDLNTSREVISRLLKKMEQRGMVRLHRNHIELLGE; encoded by the coding sequence ATGCACGATTCTTTAAAAGAAATATTCCCCTCGTTTTCTAACGAACTTATTAAAGAAATTGAAGAGAATGCTGTTTTTCAATCCTACAAAGCAGGAGATGTCTTAATGCGTACAGGCCAGTACATCAACTTTACGATGATGCTTACTAAAGGCCAAATTAAGATTTATCGTGAAGGAGAAAACGGTGGTGAATTTTTTATGTATTACATACAACCGGGACAAGCGTGTGCCATTTCGATGATATGTGCATCAAAAACGCAAACGAGCCAAATAATGGCCAAAGCCATTGAGGATATCGATTTAATTATGATTCCGCTTCCTTTAATGGAAAAATGGATGATGGAGCACCGCAGCTGGTCTGACTTTGTGATTTTCACATATCGTACTCGTTTTGAAGAAGTATTAGAAGTGGTGGATAGTATCGCTTTTCGTGCTATGGACGAGCGATTGGAATTTTATTTAAAACGCAACTCCGAATCCTGTGGATGTAAAGATTTGAAATTATCACATCAAGAAATAGGAACTGATCTCAATACTTCCAGAGAAGTGATTTCCCGCTTACTCAAGAAAATGGAACAACGAGGAATGGTTCGCTTACATCGTAACCATATTGAGCTTTTAGGAGAGTAA
- a CDS encoding rhodanese-like domain-containing protein translates to MNLTQEEWIARFEEDDDSLILDVRTEDEYNDGIIANAKNIDFYKGQDFITELEKLDKNLNYFVYCRSGARSGKACEIMNELGFENAYNLSGGILDWGGDIVSP, encoded by the coding sequence ATGAATTTAACACAGGAAGAATGGATTGCTCGTTTTGAAGAAGACGATGATTCACTGATTTTAGATGTAAGGACAGAGGACGAATATAATGATGGTATTATTGCGAATGCTAAGAATATTGACTTTTATAAAGGGCAGGATTTTATTACTGAACTTGAAAAATTAGATAAAAATCTAAATTACTTTGTCTATTGTAGATCTGGCGCCAGAAGTGGAAAAGCATGTGAAATAATGAACGAATTAGGATTTGAAAATGCCTATAATTTATCCGGCGGAATATTAGATTGGGGTGGAGATATCGTCTCTCCCTAA